A genomic region of Mugil cephalus isolate CIBA_MC_2020 chromosome 5, CIBA_Mcephalus_1.1, whole genome shotgun sequence contains the following coding sequences:
- the LOC125008455 gene encoding gap junction alpha-3 protein-like, giving the protein MGDWNLLGKLLEKAQEHSTVVGKVWLTVLFIFRILVLSAATEKVWGDEHSGFTCDTKQPGCENVCYDITFPISHVRFWVLQIIFVSTPTLIYLGHILHLVRMEEKQSEKDKDGHHSDKQALVVDGKHKKAPVRDKKGHVRLQGELLRTYVFNVIFKTLFEVGFIVAQYLLYGFELKPMYTCDRKPCPNVVNCYISRPTEKTIFIIFMLGVACVSLLLNLIEIYHLGFTKCRQGVTFRRNKQFPENISPEPGDTVVPMAPSYDEYFHSHRQVQPAYPPVPSYNLSPLPPGTDSSYHPYHSKAAYKQNKDNLAVERSSSKPEECDLSRKKGGGSAPASPTQARPGYSAKHSNNKTRIDDLKI; this is encoded by the coding sequence ATGGGGGACTGGAACTTGCTGGGAAAGCTCCTGGAGAAGGCCCAGGAGCACTCCACCGTGGTGGGCAAGGTGTGGCTCACCGTCCTGTTCATCTTCCGCATCCTGGTCCTGAGCGCGGCCACGGAGAAGGTGTGGGGCGACGAGCACTCGGGCTTCACCTGTGACACCAAGCAGCCTGGTTGCGAGAACGTGTGCTACGACATCACCTTCCCCATCTCCCACGTCCGCTTCTGGGTGCTGCAGATCATCTTCGTGTCCACGCCCACGCTCATCTACCTGGGGCACATTCTCCATCTGGTGCGCATGGAGGAAAAGCAGAGCGAAAAAGACAAAGACGGACATCACTCAGACAAGCAGGCACTCGTTGTGGACGGCAAGCACAAGAAGGCTCCAGTCAGGGACAAGAAGGGGCATGTGCGCCTGCAGGGGGAGCTCCTGCGCACATATGTCTTCAACGTCATCTTCAAGACGCTGTTTGAGGTGGGCTTCATCGTGGCCCAGTACCTTTTGTACGGCTTTGAGCTGAAACCAATGTACACGTGCGACAGAAAACCCTGTCCCAATGTGGTCAATTGCTACATATCCCGGCCCACCGAGAaaaccatcttcatcatcttcatgcTCGGTGTggcctgtgtgtctctgttgctCAACCTCATAGAGATCTACCACCTGGGCTTCACCAAGTGTCGCCAGGGCGTGACGTTCAGGAGGAACAAGCAGTTCCCCGAGAATATCTCACCGGAGCCCGGCGACACCGTGGTGCCCATGGCGCCGAGCTACGACGAATACTTCCACAGCCACCGCCAAGTGCAGCCCGCTTACCCGCCCGTGCCCAGCTACAACCTCTCCCCTCTGCCTCCGGGCACGGACTCGTCCTACCACCCCTACCACAGCAAGGCCGCCTACAAGCAAAATAAGGACAACTTGGCGGTGGAGCGGAGCAGCAGCAAGCCGGAGGAATGTGACCTGAGCAGAAAGAAGGGAGGCGGATCGGCCCCTGCGTCACCTACGCAGGCCAGGCCGGGCTACAGCGccaaacacagcaacaacaagacTAGAATAGACGATCTGAAGATATGA
- the vma21 gene encoding vacuolar ATPase assembly integral membrane protein vma21 yields the protein MDGSARATLDASAGPPPYFRGNESSLVSALKTLLFFTILMVTLPIGLYFASKAYIFEGSMKMSSSDSYFYAAIVAVLAVHVVLALFVYVAWNEGTPKDKGKHD from the exons ATGGACGGGTCTGCCAGAGCAACTTTGGACGCCTCCGCCGGGCCGCCGCCATACTTCAGAGG AAACGAGAGCTCCCTGGTTTCAGCCCTCAAGACCTTGTTGTTCTTCACAATCCTCATGGTCACACTGCCCATCGGATTGTACTTCGCATCAAAAGCATACATCTTTGAGG gttCGATGAAGATGTCGAGCTCCGACAGCTACTTCTACGCAGCCATCGTGGCCGTGCTCGCTGTGCACGTGGTGCTGGCGCTGTTTGTGTACGTGGCCTGGAACGAGGGCACGCCTAAAGACAAGGGCAAACACGATTAA